GTGCTTACAATCAGATGATGTCGTTTGGAGGGTTTCAATTCTTTGACTTCAATCCTTCCGCAGCTTCCTTGGCTTCACATTGTTTTCCAGGGGTGAAAAGCTGTTGGTGTGTCCGTTCACAGCAGCCATGGACCCATTCTGGTGGTCCTTCAGGTGGTCTTTCCTTCGGGAGGCCCCTTTCTTGTTGTAGGTCTAAAATGTGTAAGGGCAGATGAGAACCAAATGACCACAGACAGTTTTCTTTATAGGGAATTTTACTGGGAATTGCATCCCTAACGTTAGGCCTAGTTTCCTTTTAAGATCAAATCTTATCAAAGagaaactcctgaggtcaagtccCCATGACTAAATCTTTTGTCACTGGTTTCaatcattcttcctttttttttttctgaggcttaGCCTGAGGTAAGTTAACTGAATCACAGGCTGCAACAGAAATACTATTTAAAATGTCACGGAAAATTCTATTTACACTTTACTCTGCTTTGCCTTTTAGTATCTGGATGGCAGATGACAGAGGTTATGTGGCCAAATTGGTCTTTCCCACCTGGCAGCAGCTCTCTTGACACCCACATCCCTTGTTCGTCTTCAAAAGTTCCTCACTGCCTCAGCGACTATCTCAGCCTTCATGAACAAAGTGCTATGCTGCTGTAAGCAGTTAGAATAAATGTGATTTCAGCTTCATCAGGCCCTATCCTTTCACCTCCCTTGTACCTGGTGTATGTTCCACAGTGCAGCCATAAACTATGAAGCCCAGAGGTACATGACTTCAACTCGACCTCAACATGCCACACACAGGTGCCTGTGAGCACAGAAGAGGAAAGGACAAATGTCTGAGCCTCAGGACTTGCAGCCTCTGCCCTTGCTCCTGACCTCCGTGTTTTGCCCAGATCAGCAGGCCTTATGGCTACCAGGCACTAGCAACAAAGGCAGGACAGATGTCATCTGGGGGGTGACGCATGGCAGGAGAATCAGCAGTGGCTGCAATGTGGTGAGGCTCCACTGGAGATGATCTGCCCTAAATGGACCTTTCTGTGAGCAAAGACCTACATCACCACATCATATGCTTAGGAATGAACCGAATCCTCACACCTGAGGACTGAATGTATAAGAAAGCTGAGACAAAAAAGCGTATCTCCATATCTGAGGACTGTGATAAAAATCTCTTCTGAAATTTCATTTGGCCATGATGTTCAGGGTAGTGAACTGAGAGATTTCTGATTGAAATCACCTCTCATGTCTCTGCTGCAGGTCAGAGGGAAGCAACACAGGGTCCTACTGCACAGTTTTCCATTTCCCAGGGGAATCCCAAGACTCCCTCATCCAGGCTCTAGAACAGGGTTCTAGAGTGTCTTCCAGTGAGCTGTGAGCCCCCCAGAGGCAGGGGCTGCTCTTGTCATAGTGACTCCATTAGAGGCCAGAGCCTGTCACCCAGCAAGGGCTCCACTTGCCCATTAAGTGAATAGATGAGGGCCTTTGTTGGTAAAGGCCCCAGATCCCAAGTCCCAGAGAAGGGTGAGATTTACCTGAATGTAGAAGTTTGTGAAGAGAGCAATCAGGGAAATCATGTATCCAATCTGGAAATACAACCAACCAAGAGGGAATGTGCACGGCCAGATGACCCCGCAGCTGGTCTGGATGATTGTCAGCACAAACTGAAGCTAGGGGAACAGAAGGGAGGCAGCTGAACAGGGACAGTGCGTGGACAAGGCCCCACACCAGGCAGACTTTTTAACCAGCATCACCTAAATTTCGGAATTAACACTTGCTGCAGGTACAGCAGTCACTTCACGAACACAACACATACACTACACTTATCCTAAACTCTAGGTGTGTTTGTCTTATATACATTCTTCCTCTGCCCTCCAAGCTATTTAAACTACCTTCTCCAAAATTCAAGGATACACTACAGAGACATccaagactttttattttttgagaaggaagagCAAGCGCGTATGTTGAAAGGGCACTGATAACATCACTGCAGGATGTGCCACCTGGCTAGACATCCTTCCAACTCCTTATCCATGGACGCTTCTGGTTTGGTGAAGGCTGATGAGTAGATTTAAACCTTTACTGGCAAACAACACTAAGTGCATTGATGAATTTTGATGAATAAACCTTGAAACGCATGTGAACTGGTTAGATAAATGGtggaaagatgttttaaaaagggCTAggctcaggccgggcacggtggctcacgcctgtaatcccagcactttgggaggccaaggccggcggatcacaaggtcaagaaatcaacaccatcctggccaaaatggtgaaaccctgtctctactaaaaatacaaaaattagccgggtatggtggcacatgccggtagtcccagctacttgggaggctgagacaggagaatcgcttgaacccaggaggcagaggttgcagtgaaccgagatcgcgccactgcactccagcctggtgacagagtgagactccgtctcaaaccaccccccgccccacaaAAAAAGGGCTTGGCTCTGCACACTGTATTTCTAGCAGCTCCAATGTTTCTAAGTAgagtttcttgtttttaatttttgagacagggtctttctatgttgcccagggtggcctcaaactcctaggttcaagagatccttctacctcagcctcccaagtaactgggactccaagccatgacccactgtgcctggctgtttgCCTTCTCTTTTTTAAGGTTAGTACTGCAGACTGAGGAATAACTAGGAGTGGTGCTTAAAATAAATCCTGACAACCGGGGTAGGTTTAATCTTCCACCTCAAAGTACACAGCCTAACGGGAGACCAACTTTGCCAGTCTGTTCTTTTAAATTCTGCTTCCACCAGACCCAAAACTGTGTGGTATAAATCAATTTCTGCAACATTTCTCCTCAAGTATAACAAGGAGGTTAATCAACAATTTTCCTTTTTCACAGGtgggtgagaaaaaaaattaacaaggacCGTATAGCAGCTGGCAGAGAGGTGAAAATGAAATATCAAACACTTCAGTCTCTAAGAttttctcagacttttttttcagattgttatttttaaatattgaaaaatcaTAATTGACTTGAAGGGATCTGAATCAGCTTGGTGTGTTTAGAAAAATGTGTTAATAATCCAAGGACAGGGCAAAGGCTTTAATGTCCATGCCCCTCAGTCAGCTAGCTTTGGCCTATTGTCTCAgtgtcatctataaaatagggacaataatatgtgtttttctttttggtagagacagggtctcactatgttcccaggctggtcttaaactcctggcctcaagtgatcctcctgcctcgacctcccaaaatgctgtgattacaggcgtgagccactgtgcctggcctggggacAATAATATGAAATCAGGCTACTGGAACAATCTATGTAAAATCATGTACTTCGTATGAGCACCCAACATGTGCTAAACACTTAGGAAATGTCCGTGTTTAATGAGCAGTAGTAGTATTAATTAGTTCATAGAAGAATTcatgagaggagagaaagaggttACCTATAATATACTGATGAATGGAGAAGGCTTAATCAAGGATGGTGAGAGGTATCAGGTAAAATGGCCTGGCCCTGGCAGTAAACCAGGGGAGGGAGCTGTTAACTGAAGCAAACAGCTGCCATCCTCACCAACAGGTGCTCCACTGCATGGGGGCTGAGGGGTCACCCATACCTGCCAGACAAATATCCTTGCTGCCTAGTAATGGGCTACACATACCCTGGACTCCATACTACTCTCCAGCTCCTTCCAAAACCCCCGGAAACACACAAttttcattttggattttggactataattagaaaatacacacacacacacacacacacacatatacacacatacatgcatatgtgcTTATGTGCAAAAACTCAGAAGAGCTGAAATTGAAGTTGACAAATTAGATTCTAGCTCTCTTTCTACAATTCAACTAGCTGTACGCCCATGGTCACAGTTCACTATCagttcaaaataagaaaattcccTAATCTACCCACTTCAAGGAATTTAATTATATCAAATGAAAAAGGCTGGAGAAGGGGCATCTTAGATGCTATTACGTAACACTAAAGCCAAGAAGAGGTCTGCATCCACCAGGAAGTAAGTCCTGCGGAAAGAGGCCAAGTCACTCACCAACTGCCCCTGAGTGATGTACTTCTTCCACCAGAGGTACGGACGCATGGAAGGGACCGACGACAAACCATAGTAAGAGTACAtgaggacgtggatgaagctatTAAGTGTGGCACCAAAATAAGCTGCAGGAACAGAGGGATTTGGGAAGGAGAATGTATTAGTGTTTTAAACAGAACAggtggtaaaataaaaaaatacaagattcTTTTTGAATCAAAAAGAGAGATGATTTCCAACAGGGCTGACAAACACTGCAACAGCAAGCACTGCATGGATGTGTAATGAGAATTCAATTTCCACTTGGGCAGGCAGCCACCAGGAGGCTCCGAGCCCAGGGGTCAGCTGTAGCTGCTAGGGGGGCATCTGACACTGAAGCCATGACGCCATCCCGGCACCTACAGGCTTTGCTGCAGATGCCCATCAACTCTCAGAGGCAGCTGTTTTTCTTTACATGCACAACTGCCTCAGATATGCTCTCTGAAGGCTGTGGAAGACAGCTGATGGGCAACATGCTCAAAAATGGTTGTTTCTATACATTTGCTGGGGTGTGGAGAGGTCTCTGAAGCCACCTTCTAATTATTCCCCAGGACTGCAGTGCTGAGgtcatacatttttattaataatagagTCAAGAGTCTAGCTCCTTAGAGATAAAAGAGCCATCTTATCACATCACTTTCAATGTTCAGTAGGACCACTAGTTCTTTTTCCAGACTCTGTCCTCCTCCCCAACGGTCAGCAACTAAACCAAGCCATCTGGCTTTTCCCGGTGCAGCTGGAGGTGCACAGCCTGGTGTTAGGGAAGTTTCTACTCCTGGCTATGATAGGAACTGGCTGTTTGACTTTGGACACATCACATCCATTCCCTGGTTCAGCTTCTCCTGGGCCAAGTGGAGCTGATTAAATCTGTCCTCCTGAAAGTTCTCTGAAAATTTAAAGCACTCTTCGAATGTAGGGAGGGGCTGTTTCTAGTAGAAAGTTAGGCCAGTTAATCCACCATCACGAGCTCCGACAGCgggaggaaggaggagcagaAAGCCCCAACTCTACCCACCTTTCCGTGGTCTTAGTTTCCTCCCAAACCCAAAGGATCTGTATTTGGAAAGCTTTTTTGTTTCCCTAGCTCTGGAATTCCATGACCTTGTGCATCTTAGTAGGCTCAGGTAATCAAGGGCAGTGCTATCCCAGAGAAAAAATATCCATAAATGGACCCATAGGTTCTCAGTTAAATTCTTCAGTGTTCGGATGACAGGACTTTTGACTGAGACATTTGCTAAAACTCCCAGGCTGAATCCGAAGGTGGCAATCTCTGAAAATTATAAGAAACTTTGGACTACAAGCTTTCCAAAACCCAAGTACAACCTTAGAAAATTTATATCAAGTTTTGGTGCTTGTTATAGAAGACACCTTGATCACCATGCTTCAGGGAATATGAAGGTTGTTAGAACATGTGGAGACTTCCTAATGCATGACAGCTAAAGCTGTATTTCAAAATGAGCCTCGCTCCCCGGTACTCATGCAACAGTGTGATCCTATTTTCCTCACCTGCCCATCTCAAACCTTCCACACCATACAGAAGGACCAGAAATAATCTGGAAACTTGCCCTCTAAGTCAGAGAATATTGTACCTATTCCTTAATATGTTCCCAGTGGTATCTCCCTCATCTCACCCAATCAGCACAGAAAGTTCACTTAACTAAAAAAGGGTTTTGTGCATAGGTACATAAACTATCACTAAAAGCAACTTGAACACAAAGCTGAAAGCCTGACCTAGACATTTACAGAAACAGCACCTTTTCTGAAAGCCTTAGTTTCCACTCTCCTCCCTGCTCACACCTGTTCCCCAAGTCCCCGTCTCTAATACTTACAGTGGCCGCAGGGGACCCAGTTCATCACAAACCACCAGATGTTCAGCATCGAGGCATGGTGGTAGACGTGCAGGACCGTGATCTGGTGGTTGTTCTTGCGCAGGATGAAGAAGAAAGTGTCCATAAATTCTATGAGTTTGGAGAAGTAGTACCACCAGAGGACACGGATAATCTAAGAGGAAAGGGTCAAAGATTTAAGGCTTATCCTCACGGCTTCTCTGGAATATCACCTCTGACATGTTTCACTAATATCCAAAAATCTGATGTCAACTCGGAGAAGCCCGAGTGCCCCAAGAGCTCTTAATGTCCATCAGTGGCTGGGAGCTATGGTCACTCTCCAAGTACCTTTAACCAAAGAACATGGTTGGGTTGGGACAGCTGGAGGGGTTTGAAATGACTACAGGGAATGTTTTTGAAAGGGTCCCTGACACTCTTTGAGACTAACAAAAACATGAGGCTCAAGGTTCAAAACCTTGAAGTCTGCCTATTCCCTCTGGAAGCAGCCTGCACAGCCACTAGCAAAGGAAAACCATCTGAAAAACGCTATTGATTTCAGGGACTAGCATGGGGCAGCCGACCTGATAAGAGACACAGAAGAAAAGGAATCAGAACCTGCAGTGTCAGGTCTCTGCCCAATTAAACATGTCAAACAAGTGCTCTAAGGAGATGACTGCCCATGCTGAGCTGCGACTGTTGGCCTGTGATTTAAAAGAAACCTCATGAGTGGaagtcagattttatttttaacaccaCTACTCGGAAAAAAAGTACTTGgatgaatgattttaaaaatttaagacatTGCTTTTATGATCCTGATTGTGTAAATACAACATACTGACTGCATGTGATTTTTCCTGCCAATTGTTAACCGGAGTTATTTTTACAGAGGGGGATGCTTTAGGTTTTATTTCATACCTTTCATGTTCAAATTTTAATACAATGTGTATAAAttgccttttttattcttttaaaaatatcaacaggGATGCCTGGGCAGTGAGGTTATGggccattttgtattttatacaacttatttaaaaaaactcaacACTTACAATAATAAAGTTTCTGAAAAAGAGACAGTACCTTCATATCTGATTCTCCTGCAGCACGTGTGCCCTGACAGAAGAAGTTGTATTTGCCTTCCCATACTCCTGTTACtaactaaaaaagaagaaaaagccagTCACCAACAGCATCTGAGCCATGTAAAGTCCTGATTGAACTTTACTAGTTGCAGAATCTGTGATAATTTACCTTGGGCTGTGCTCAGCCAAGTTTGCTCTGAGAAAAAACAATTGTAGGGAAGTGTAAACAAAAGGAAAGCTTTAATGacttgagcctcaatttcctaagGGGTGGGCTTAAAAGTCACTCCCAGGCTGCTGCCCTCAGAGACCCTCCTTTACCACGCTGCCTCTCTGCAGAACGCTCAGCTCGTCACCCCCTTGGTCCTAGCACAAGTGCCCAGACCAAGCCAATCACAGGCTCCCTGCTCTGCCCCACAGAAGCCTCTGGCTGCTTTCCCTAAGCCAGTGCTCCTCAAACTTGAGTGTACAGCACCAGAATTACCTGAAGGGCGAGTTAGTAAAACATGGGTCCCTGGGGGTGTTTCTGTTCCAGTAGGTCTGGGGGCCTAGAATTTGTATGTCTAACAAGgtccaggtgatactgatgctgctgatgtggaaaccatactttgagaacaACTGCTGTGGGCTCAGGGATAATTTAGTCCAactttatcttcattatttcctgTTGTTGTATGTACAATCCTCTGGATCCACGAATTAGGCTTCACAGACTGAAGAAATTGTGCCCATGCCTCAGAATGCAGTACAGTAGGCACTATGCTGTCACAGAAAGGACCCCAGAATTGGGGTGCAGGCTCTACATCACAGCCCTGCAGTTATCACGGGCCCATCCCCTCAATGGGCCCGTGATAACTGCAGGGCTGTGATGTAGAGCCTGTACCCCAATTCTTGTGTTCCCTGTCCTTGAACACAAGAGTTTAGCTTGGTGAGCAACACAGATCCCCCCCTAGGGAACAAGAGGTGATTACAAGGATCTGAAGGCACCTTGTGATATTTCCACCCGGTCTGACCTCAGAAATAAACGGCAAAAATGGGTGCAGCCGCTGCACTCACGCTAGGTATCCTGCCTTCTATCTGATTTTTCTTTGGTTATCTTTCTTCTTgcccttttccttctgctttgtCACCTTCTACACATAAAAAAGCACTGAGAGTTAACAGGCTTTTCATGGCCAAAGAAGAGCACAAGGATTTAGCATGGGAGAAGCATCAGTTCATGATGAAGAGCCATGGAATTAGGAGGAAGGCTTGAGTGCCAGGCCCAGCACCTGGGGCAAGCCAGCTAATTCCTGTGggcttttgttgtttttactgtAAAACGATGAGGTTGGACTAAATTATTTCTAAAGGGTCTGTTCCAATTTTCTGTAGCTTCATGTTAACAGACTTTAAAAACAGACCACACAACAAACTATTCTATACTATCTTTGAAAGACCAGTATCCACATGGTAATTCATTAGAAGGTGTATTAACTTTTCGGTCTTATACTACTCTCTAAAGTCATGGCCAGTCAAGCAGGATCCATGCAGGCTGATCAGAAGTCCTGAGAAGCAAGACACAAAGCCTGAATCCAAAGTGCGGTGGAGGTCGGGGGAGGAAGCTGGCATGCACTCTTGAGACCTGGGGTGGAGAGGGAAGGGCCAGCTTAGCACACTGCTCTCTTTGCTGCCCTTCTTTCTACCCCAGGAGGGAACCAAGCAACCACCTCCTGTGGCTTGAGGATACAGAAAGGAAACTGGTGCTTCTTGACGAAATGTTCGCGGGACAACCgcgaataagaaaaataaggacaACGCAGTAAGGTTTTCATGAAGATAAATTCGTGCAATGTAAaagatactcttttttaaaacagCAGCCTCTCTtggcaaaattaaaaacatactaACATGACTGTCTTCATCAGAGATATTTTTGGAAATGTTATCATTTTATGAATCTTAAATCTGGAACCTACCATCACTGTTTTTTCCAGCGACTATTTTGGTTTATGGTGTCCTGAGACATCCTGGGTTGGTTTTGCTTTTGTCTGTTTTAAAATAGGATGGCTGGTGTGTGTGCACTTGTGGAGGTGTGGATGACTGCATTCATGAATGTCTACCTTGGCAGGGGTGGGGAAAATCAAGGGAGCTCTCCGGAGAAGAGGAGGACAAATCCTCTCTTGTAATTCTGCAGGCGCCTCAATCCCAAGGATGAGTACGGGTTGAAGGGGTCTTGTTAACTCAGCAGAAGGGACTCTTGGACACACGCTTCCTTTTTAAGAAGGGATCCAGGTGGGATTGCCTTGACTCTTTAAACTAGTTAACCTAAAATTCCATTTGCCCTCTCCCCACCCATAAATGGGGCAGGGGAATCCATGTATAAAAGACACCCGCTGTCTTTGGAGTTTAAGTTGAACTCAAACCTCAGTGTTGTGTGGTGAACTTTTTTCACTCCTGAAGCATAAACCAGGTATACACTCGGTGCCACTCCACTTAACCTAGACCCACCATTCCTCTCCCATCTGTTGAGGTTCCCTGTAGGAGCTCTGTCATGCTTCAGTGCAACACTCTCTCCACTGCTACTCACACCTATCACACTTCTACTGGGGCCGCTGTGCCCCTCAAACAACTGAATTCcatatttctgtatttaaaacCCTCCAGTGAGTCATCGTTGCCTTCAGAATGAAACTCTGAATCCTAGGTGCAGTGTCCAGGTATTTAGTCCTCCACAATGTGGTCCCAAGCTTATCTTTCACTTCTCCCCTACCTACACACAAACTGGACCTCTTCCCATTCTCCAAACATGCCCTTCCTTAACCGCTACACAGTGGCCAAGGGGAAAGGGCATGGGTTTGGGCATTAGCCCATTAAACCCTAGCTTTCTCACATTTTGCTAGGTGGCCTTAGCTAAGGTATTCCAACAttttaaacttcagttttctcagtcCTCAAATGGGATAAACATAATGCTCCCGCCATGAAGTATATAATGCCTGTCTCACTCAATGTGGTTCATAGGAC
The window above is part of the Symphalangus syndactylus isolate Jambi chromosome 23, NHGRI_mSymSyn1-v2.1_pri, whole genome shotgun sequence genome. Proteins encoded here:
- the ELOVL5 gene encoding very long chain fatty acid elongase 5 isoform X3; its protein translation is MEHFDASLSTYLKALLGPRDTRVKGWFLLDNYIPTFICSVIYLLIVWLGPKYMRNKQPFSCRGILVVYNLGLTLLSLYMFCELVTGVWEGKYNFFCQGTRAAGESDMKIIRVLWWYYFSKLIEFMDTFFFILRKNNHQITVLHVYHHASMLNIWWFVMNWVPCGHSSVCADNHPDQLRGHLAVHIPSWLVVFPDWIHDFPDCSLHKLLHSDLQQERGLPKERPPEGPPEWVHGCCERTHQQLFTPGKQCEAKEAAEGLKSKN
- the ELOVL5 gene encoding very long chain fatty acid elongase 5 isoform X2, translating into MEHFDASLSTYLKALLGPRDTRVKGWFLLDNYIPTFICSVIYLLIVWLGPKYMRNKQPFSCRGILVVYNLGLTLLSLYMFCESKREHPRRSSCASRTDPWIQQQLPENRLVTGVWEGKYNFFCQGTRAAGESDMKIIRVLWWYYFSKLIEFMDTFFFILRKNNHQITVLHVYHHASMLNIWWFVMNWVPCGHSYFGATLNSFIHVLMYSYYGLSSVPSMRPYLWWKKYITQGQLLQFVLTIIQTSCGVIWPCTFPLGWLYFQIGYMISLIALFTNFYIQTYNKKGASRRKDHLKDHQNGSMAAVNGHTNSFSPLENNVKPRKLRKD
- the ELOVL5 gene encoding very long chain fatty acid elongase 5 isoform X1, with product MEHFDASLSTYLKALLGPRDTRVKGWFLLDNYIPTFICSVIYLLIVWLGPKYMRNKQPFSCRGILVVYNLGLTLLSLYMFCELVTGVWEGKYNFFCQGTRAAGESDMKIIRVLWWYYFSKLIEFMDTFFFILRKNNHQITVLHVYHHASMLNIWWFVMNWVPCGHSYFGATLNSFIHVLMYSYYGLSSVPSMRPYLWWKKYITQGQLLQFVLTIIQTSCGVIWPCTFPLGWLYFQIGYMISLIALFTNFYIQTYNKKGASRRKDHLKDHQNGSMAAVNGHTNSFSPLENNVKPRKLRKD